The following are encoded together in the Anaerostipes caccae L1-92 genome:
- a CDS encoding S8 family peptidase, producing MPDACIGAAVNENYRDFISGFRTSPNELRDFYHTDCITQVNFQYAIVYVDEQQAAASPVSNFSGNAIPRCYGLMDMQVLEETGAAQVQRSGLDLTGQGVLAAVIDTGIDYTNTVFQLGNQTTKIQYMWDQTIQGEDPPMPYGYGTEYTKEQIDEALQAEDPLEIVPSQDTSGHGTFLAGMIAGNEVQEENFSGIAPGSELVVVKLKQAKSYLKEYYCIDPSKEVYAESDIMLAIRYVLEKADELNMPVVIYLGLGTNLSSHTGTSPLARQISALAYQPGIAIVVTGGNEGQAKHHYAGTLSDGEVVVEIKVGPGEYGFTAELWGFQPNQFFVDIESPSGQRTGVISGGYKGRRNITFLLEQTSLIVDYFTIDISTGSPFIRMRFRAPAEGIWKVHVTDENVGSREFDMWLPIRNFITDETYFLESTPYNTLTAPGNAAPVITPSTYNQSNNSFFIESGRGYPRTMTIQPDFSAPGVNVIGVLPRNRFGMKTGASISGAVVAGLAALLLEWGQVKENDLIMNTLRLKNYLIRGARRDPDRNYPNREWGFGAVDVYQAFLRIR from the coding sequence ATGCCGGATGCTTGCATTGGTGCGGCAGTCAATGAAAATTACCGCGATTTTATTTCCGGATTCAGGACCAGTCCGAATGAACTTCGGGACTTTTATCACACAGACTGCATCACTCAGGTGAATTTTCAATATGCGATCGTCTATGTAGATGAGCAGCAGGCGGCTGCTTCCCCTGTCTCCAATTTTTCGGGAAATGCAATTCCCAGGTGCTACGGCCTCATGGATATGCAGGTTCTGGAGGAGACCGGGGCGGCCCAGGTGCAGCGGTCGGGGCTGGATCTTACGGGACAGGGAGTCCTGGCAGCAGTCATAGATACAGGGATCGACTATACCAATACTGTGTTCCAGCTGGGAAATCAGACTACAAAGATTCAATATATGTGGGATCAGACGATACAGGGAGAAGATCCTCCAATGCCTTATGGATATGGGACAGAATATACAAAAGAGCAGATTGATGAGGCGTTGCAGGCAGAAGATCCCCTGGAGATTGTTCCGAGCCAGGATACGTCGGGGCATGGGACATTTCTTGCAGGCATGATCGCGGGAAATGAAGTACAGGAAGAGAATTTTTCAGGGATCGCACCAGGGTCCGAGCTGGTGGTGGTAAAACTGAAACAGGCAAAAAGCTACCTGAAAGAATATTACTGTATTGACCCTTCAAAGGAAGTATATGCAGAATCAGATATCATGCTGGCGATCCGCTATGTTCTGGAGAAGGCAGATGAACTTAATATGCCGGTTGTGATCTATCTGGGACTTGGGACCAATCTTTCTTCCCACACCGGAACTTCACCGCTGGCCAGGCAGATTTCAGCCCTGGCATACCAGCCGGGAATTGCGATCGTTGTGACCGGGGGAAATGAAGGGCAGGCCAAACATCACTATGCGGGTACTCTCTCAGATGGAGAGGTTGTGGTGGAAATAAAGGTGGGACCGGGGGAATATGGATTTACGGCGGAACTGTGGGGCTTTCAGCCAAACCAGTTTTTTGTGGACATCGAATCGCCCTCCGGCCAGAGAACCGGTGTAATATCAGGAGGCTACAAGGGCAGAAGAAATATCACATTTCTGCTGGAACAGACGAGTCTCATCGTAGATTATTTTACCATTGACATATCCACTGGTTCGCCTTTTATCCGCATGAGATTCCGTGCCCCGGCAGAGGGAATATGGAAGGTTCATGTCACAGACGAAAATGTAGGGAGCAGGGAGTTTGACATGTGGCTTCCCATACGGAATTTTATCACCGATGAGACTTATTTTTTGGAATCCACACCGTATAATACACTGACTGCACCGGGAAACGCGGCACCGGTCATTACTCCTTCCACTTATAATCAGAGCAATAACAGTTTTTTTATCGAAAGCGGAAGGGGATATCCCAGGACCATGACCATACAGCCAGATTTTTCGGCGCCGGGTGTCAATGTGATCGGAGTCCTTCCAAGGAACAGGTTTGGGATGAAGACGGGCGCCAGTATTTCAGGGGCAGTGGTCGCGGGTCTTGCGGCACTGCTGTTGGAGTGGGGTCAGGTCAAAGAAAATGACTTGATCATGAACACGCTGAGACTGAAAAATTATCTGATCCGCGGAGCCAGGAGAGATCCGGACCGAAATTATCCAAACAGGGAATGGGGATTTGGGGCCGTGGATGTTTATCAGGCTTTTTTAAGAATCCGTTAG
- a CDS encoding gamma carbonic anhydrase family protein, which translates to MEKTYYQAPTAAVLGDVELGDGVSVWFSSVVRGDENRIKIGNQTNIQENCTVHVEEGHPVLVGERVTVGHNTILHGCTIGDETMIGMGSIIMNGAEIGTHCFIGAGSLVTEGTVIPDGSLAFGRPAKVVRPVTEVEIRHIRESSRYYVETAQNHLIEKKS; encoded by the coding sequence ATGGAAAAGACATATTATCAGGCACCTACGGCTGCAGTGCTGGGAGACGTGGAATTGGGAGACGGAGTTTCTGTCTGGTTCTCCTCTGTGGTCAGGGGCGACGAAAACCGTATAAAGATCGGAAATCAGACCAACATCCAGGAAAACTGCACGGTCCACGTGGAGGAAGGCCATCCGGTTCTCGTAGGGGAGCGGGTGACGGTAGGACACAACACGATTCTTCACGGGTGCACTATTGGGGATGAGACAATGATTGGCATGGGAAGCATCATCATGAACGGAGCCGAGATCGGCACACATTGTTTCATCGGGGCGGGAAGCCTTGTGACGGAAGGAACCGTAATCCCGGACGGAAGTCTTGCGTTCGGACGTCCCGCAAAGGTGGTCCGTCCGGTAACAGAAGTAGAAATCCGCCATATCAGGGAAAGCAGCCGGTATTATGTGGAAACTGCACAAAATCATCTCATAGAGAAAAAATCATAA
- a CDS encoding fructose-bisphosphatase class III yields the protein MNDFKYLKELSKQYPNISAASAEIINLQAILNLPKGTEHFVSDLHGEYEKFSHILRNGSGAIRGKIDDQFGNILSIKEKKNLASVIYYPEQKMDLMEEELSEEELDSWYRTTLIRLILMAKLAASKYTRSKVRKAMPPVFAYIMEELITEHGMLDKDEYFDQIIETVLKTGQVRELIAALGHLIQRLTIDHLHVIGDIYDRGPGAHRIMDCLMDYHSLDIQWGNHDILWMGAASGHGACIANVVRISARYNNLDTLENGYGINLIPLARFALDCYKDDPCELFTISGDVQEEDVRELDLNKKMHKAIAVIQFKLEGRLIRRRPDFGMEERLLLDKINYEKGTICMRGKEYPLKDTHFPTIDPKDPYRLTKEEEYVMEHLITSFKYCAHLQEHVRFLFSKGSMYLTYNDMVLYHGCVPLNADGSFRQVKINGKKYAGKALCDVLEHHARQGYFEQENSPKKKYGQDIMWYIWSNENSPVYGKDKMATFERYFVEDPDLKKETKDYYYQLIEEEAVLYQILEEFDADGMKGHVVNGHMPVAVKDGESPIKCKGKLFIIDGGFSKAYQKKTGIAGYTLVSNSYGIKLVAHEPFKSRDFVIREETDIHSDTVLSKKVIRRKRVGDTDNGKRIKESIKDLGCLVTAYRKGEISERI from the coding sequence ATGAATGATTTTAAGTATTTGAAAGAATTGTCCAAGCAGTACCCAAACATTTCTGCAGCCTCTGCGGAAATTATTAATTTGCAGGCTATTTTAAATCTTCCCAAAGGAACAGAGCACTTCGTTTCCGATCTGCATGGGGAGTACGAGAAATTCAGCCACATATTGAGAAACGGTTCCGGGGCGATCAGGGGGAAGATTGACGACCAGTTCGGCAATATTTTAAGCATCAAAGAGAAAAAGAATCTGGCGTCTGTCATCTATTATCCCGAGCAGAAGATGGACCTGATGGAAGAGGAATTGTCCGAAGAAGAGCTGGATTCCTGGTACCGGACCACGCTGATCCGGCTGATCCTCATGGCGAAGCTGGCCGCAAGCAAGTATACGAGATCGAAAGTGAGAAAAGCTATGCCTCCGGTGTTTGCGTACATCATGGAGGAATTGATCACAGAACACGGAATGCTGGACAAGGACGAGTATTTTGACCAGATCATCGAGACGGTTTTAAAGACCGGGCAGGTCAGGGAGCTGATCGCAGCCCTGGGCCATCTGATCCAGAGGCTGACCATCGACCATCTCCATGTGATCGGGGATATCTATGACCGCGGACCGGGAGCACACCGGATCATGGACTGTCTGATGGATTATCATTCTCTGGATATCCAGTGGGGAAATCATGACATTCTCTGGATGGGAGCGGCATCCGGACACGGGGCGTGTATTGCCAATGTGGTGAGGATCAGCGCCAGATATAATAATCTGGATACCCTGGAAAACGGATACGGAATCAATCTCATCCCTCTGGCGAGGTTTGCGCTGGACTGTTATAAGGATGATCCCTGCGAACTGTTTACGATCTCGGGGGATGTCCAGGAAGAGGATGTCAGGGAGCTGGATCTAAATAAAAAGATGCACAAGGCCATTGCCGTCATTCAATTTAAACTGGAGGGCCGTCTGATCAGGAGAAGACCGGATTTCGGCATGGAGGAGCGCCTGCTTCTGGATAAGATCAACTATGAAAAAGGCACCATCTGTATGCGGGGAAAAGAATACCCGTTAAAGGATACTCATTTTCCGACTATCGATCCAAAGGATCCGTACCGGCTGACCAAAGAAGAAGAGTATGTGATGGAACATTTGATTACTTCGTTCAAATACTGTGCTCATTTGCAGGAACATGTGCGGTTTCTTTTTTCAAAAGGCAGTATGTATCTTACATATAACGACATGGTGCTCTATCACGGCTGCGTTCCGCTGAATGCAGACGGAAGTTTCCGTCAGGTGAAGATCAACGGAAAGAAATACGCGGGGAAGGCCCTCTGCGATGTGCTGGAACACCACGCCCGCCAGGGATATTTTGAGCAGGAAAATTCACCGAAGAAAAAGTACGGACAGGATATCATGTGGTACATATGGTCCAATGAAAATTCTCCGGTGTATGGAAAAGATAAGATGGCTACCTTCGAGCGCTATTTTGTGGAGGACCCTGACTTGAAAAAGGAGACGAAGGATTATTATTATCAGCTGATCGAGGAGGAGGCAGTCCTTTACCAGATACTGGAGGAGTTTGATGCCGACGGCATGAAAGGTCATGTCGTCAACGGCCATATGCCTGTCGCTGTCAAGGACGGAGAAAGCCCAATCAAATGCAAAGGAAAGCTGTTCATCATTGACGGAGGCTTTTCAAAGGCATACCAGAAAAAAACAGGGATCGCAGGTTATACTCTCGTTTCCAATTCTTACGGAATTAAACTGGTTGCCCATGAGCCGTTTAAATCCAGAGATTTTGTTATCCGTGAAGAAACAGATATACATTCAGATACGGTCCTGTCTAAAAAGGTGATCCGCAGGAAACGGGTCGGGGATACGGACAACGGAAAACGAATAAAGGAAAGCATTAAGGATCTGGGCTGTCTCGTGACAGCATACCGAAAAGGAGAAATTTCAGAAAGAATCTAA
- the clpX gene encoding ATP-dependent Clp protease ATP-binding subunit ClpX produces the protein MSEEINETELEEKEVPAKTTEEKDETHDVERYCYLCRRPESITGKMITLPKDIHICVDCMQRTMDSMGNGQFSFIDATNMDLNNMDLSRLMENMQEPPAQAVKKKDKKKKKKEKKELNLRDIPAPHKIKAMLDEYVIGQDYAKKVMSVAVYNHYKRVVTNTMEEIEIDKSNMLMVGPTGSGKTYLVKTLARLLQVPLAITDATSLTEAGYIGDDVESVLSKLLQAADNDVDEAEHGIIFIDEIDKIAKKQNTNSRDVSGESVQQGLLKLLEGAEVEVPVGATSKNAMVPMTTINTKNILFICGGAFPDLDEIIKKRLMKQTSIGFHADLKDKFDKDENILSRVTVDDLREYGMIPEFLGRLPMVFTLEGLSKDMLVRILKEPKNAILKQYQKLLELDEVELIFDESALEAIAEKALEKKTGARALRAIIEKFMLDIMFEIPKDDTIGRVIINRDYILNHGTPVIELRGQ, from the coding sequence ATGTCTGAAGAAATAAATGAAACAGAATTAGAAGAAAAAGAAGTGCCTGCAAAAACTACTGAGGAGAAAGACGAAACCCATGATGTGGAGCGCTACTGCTATCTGTGCCGCAGGCCGGAATCGATTACCGGAAAGATGATCACGCTTCCCAAGGATATACATATCTGCGTAGACTGTATGCAGAGAACTATGGACAGTATGGGAAACGGACAGTTCAGCTTTATCGATGCCACAAACATGGACCTGAACAATATGGACTTATCCCGTCTGATGGAAAATATGCAGGAACCGCCTGCGCAGGCAGTGAAGAAAAAAGATAAAAAGAAGAAAAAGAAAGAAAAAAAAGAATTAAATCTAAGAGATATTCCGGCACCGCACAAGATCAAGGCTATGCTGGATGAATATGTCATAGGACAGGATTATGCAAAAAAGGTCATGTCTGTGGCGGTCTACAATCACTATAAACGGGTGGTGACCAACACCATGGAAGAGATCGAGATCGATAAATCCAACATGCTCATGGTCGGGCCTACCGGTTCCGGAAAGACGTATCTGGTAAAGACTCTGGCGAGGCTTCTTCAGGTGCCGCTTGCCATTACGGATGCCACTTCTCTGACGGAGGCTGGCTATATCGGAGATGATGTGGAGAGTGTGCTCTCCAAGCTTCTGCAGGCAGCAGATAATGATGTCGACGAGGCAGAACACGGCATTATTTTTATTGATGAGATTGATAAAATCGCAAAGAAACAGAATACCAACAGCCGTGATGTCAGCGGAGAATCCGTACAGCAGGGGCTGTTAAAGCTTCTGGAGGGGGCGGAGGTAGAAGTGCCGGTGGGTGCAACAAGCAAGAATGCCATGGTGCCAATGACGACAATTAATACAAAGAACATCCTGTTTATTTGCGGGGGTGCCTTTCCTGATCTTGATGAAATCATCAAAAAGCGTCTCATGAAGCAGACATCTATCGGCTTCCATGCAGACCTAAAAGATAAATTTGACAAAGACGAGAACATTCTGTCCAGAGTCACTGTGGATGATCTGCGGGAATACGGTATGATACCGGAATTTTTAGGGAGACTCCCGATGGTATTTACGCTGGAAGGGCTGTCAAAGGATATGCTGGTCCGTATTCTGAAAGAGCCGAAAAATGCAATCTTAAAACAGTACCAGAAGCTTCTGGAGCTGGATGAAGTTGAGCTGATATTTGACGAAAGTGCGCTGGAAGCAATCGCGGAAAAAGCGCTGGAAAAGAAGACAGGTGCCCGTGCATTAAGGGCGATCATAGAGAAATTTATGCTGGATATCATGTTTGAGATTCCGAAGGATGACACGATCGGAAGAGTGATCATCAACAGGGATTATATTTTAAATCACGGTACGCCGGTGATCGAACTGCGGGGACAATAA
- a CDS encoding PLP-dependent aminotransferase family protein, whose product MLTIGLDHTKKEPFYRQIYAYIRDEIRSGALPCGSRLPSTRRLAKHMDLSRNTIDLAYGQLTAEGYIEAKPKRGYFICQVEDLASLNIPVETEEEDPVQEEDPIPFDFSPVGVDMTLFPYNVWRRLLKEVMMNDNSELFQKGENQGDLGLRRAIMYYLRQSRGVHVGTSQIIIGAGIENLLFLLSLTLGKGRTMAMENPAYLNAYQTVRELGFQVLPVDMDEEGLRVSQLEQSGADLAYVTPARQYPTGVVLPIGRRSRLIKWAREKEERYIIEDDYDSEFRYYGKPIPALQGIDESDKVIYMGTFSKAIAPAIRIGYMVLPKSLVPAYRKTAGIFSCAVSRIDQSVLTSFLSEGHFERHLNRMRNVYKEKHDLLIQKLKEIDSRITVYGAGAGLHVRVDFHIQDTDWFEKELLKRGVRVYPLSMYYIDGGPEKEQYILGFTKMQKEDMIKGLKAIRDVYRLA is encoded by the coding sequence ATGCTTACCATCGGACTGGATCACACAAAAAAAGAACCGTTTTACAGGCAGATTTATGCTTATATCCGGGATGAAATACGGAGTGGGGCTCTGCCCTGCGGGTCCAGGCTTCCGTCCACCAGGAGGCTGGCAAAGCATATGGACCTGAGCCGGAATACGATCGATCTGGCCTACGGCCAGCTGACAGCCGAAGGATATATTGAGGCAAAGCCCAAGCGCGGATATTTTATCTGCCAGGTGGAAGACCTGGCGTCTTTAAATATTCCCGTGGAGACAGAGGAGGAAGATCCGGTGCAGGAGGAAGATCCGATCCCTTTTGATTTTTCTCCCGTAGGAGTCGACATGACTCTGTTCCCCTATAATGTATGGAGACGACTTCTGAAAGAAGTCATGATGAACGACAACAGTGAGTTGTTCCAAAAAGGAGAAAATCAGGGGGATTTAGGACTGAGGAGGGCTATTATGTATTACCTCAGGCAGTCCAGAGGTGTCCACGTGGGCACCAGCCAGATTATCATAGGAGCGGGGATTGAAAACCTGCTGTTTCTCCTGAGCCTGACTCTGGGTAAGGGCAGGACCATGGCCATGGAAAACCCGGCATACCTAAACGCCTATCAGACGGTCCGCGAACTCGGATTTCAGGTACTTCCCGTAGACATGGACGAGGAAGGCCTGAGGGTTTCGCAGCTGGAGCAGAGCGGTGCGGATCTCGCCTATGTCACGCCCGCCCGTCAGTATCCTACCGGTGTGGTTCTTCCGATCGGCAGAAGGAGCCGGCTGATCAAATGGGCCAGAGAAAAGGAAGAACGGTATATTATCGAGGATGACTACGACAGTGAGTTCCGGTACTATGGAAAGCCGATCCCGGCCCTTCAGGGCATCGACGAGAGTGATAAGGTAATATATATGGGTACTTTTTCTAAAGCGATCGCCCCTGCCATACGGATCGGTTATATGGTGCTGCCCAAAAGCCTTGTGCCTGCATACAGAAAGACCGCGGGTATTTTCTCCTGTGCGGTATCCAGGATCGACCAGAGTGTACTCACCTCTTTTTTATCGGAAGGTCATTTTGAACGGCACTTAAACCGGATGAGAAATGTTTATAAAGAAAAGCACGATCTTCTGATTCAGAAGCTGAAGGAAATTGACAGCCGGATCACAGTTTACGGTGCCGGAGCAGGCCTTCATGTGCGCGTTGATTTTCATATTCAGGATACAGATTGGTTTGAAAAAGAACTGCTGAAAAGGGGAGTCAGGGTTTATCCTCTTTCGATGTATTATATAGACGGAGGTCCCGAAAAGGAGCAGTATATTTTAGGCTTTACGAAAATGCAGAAAGAAGATATGATAAAAGGACTTAAAGCCATCCGGGATGTTTACCGGCTGGCATGA
- a CDS encoding peptidylprolyl isomerase yields the protein MKKKLIAGGLLLCTLALSACQTEKKQEKTEKAKTTAEKSTEAKVLSKYKEIKINGAKKTVQIGDPSKGETVAIVKVKGYGTMKFKFFLKDSPLAVKNFLTLASNGYYDGIIFHRVIKDFMIQGGDPTGTGKGGQSIWGKEFKNETSDKLIPVRGALCMANAGPDTNGSQFFVVQNREVTDEMLDSSPIELTKAQRDLFKEQGGYPSLTGDYTVFGQLYDGYDVLDKIAQTQTVSDAKAENKPKKDIVIEKITVKNY from the coding sequence ATGAAAAAGAAACTGATCGCAGGGGGACTGCTCCTCTGTACATTAGCGCTTTCTGCGTGCCAGACTGAGAAAAAGCAGGAGAAAACAGAAAAAGCAAAGACGACTGCCGAGAAATCGACGGAGGCAAAGGTCCTCAGCAAATATAAAGAGATCAAGATCAACGGAGCCAAAAAGACTGTGCAGATTGGGGACCCGTCCAAAGGGGAGACGGTTGCTATTGTGAAAGTCAAGGGCTACGGAACAATGAAATTTAAGTTTTTCCTCAAGGATTCCCCGCTGGCAGTCAAAAACTTTTTGACGCTGGCATCCAACGGATATTATGATGGGATTATTTTTCACAGGGTCATCAAAGACTTCATGATCCAGGGAGGCGATCCGACGGGAACAGGAAAAGGCGGACAGAGCATCTGGGGAAAAGAGTTCAAGAATGAGACTTCTGACAAGCTGATCCCGGTGAGAGGAGCACTCTGCATGGCAAATGCAGGTCCGGATACCAACGGAAGCCAGTTTTTTGTAGTGCAGAACAGGGAAGTTACAGATGAAATGCTGGATTCTTCTCCGATAGAACTTACAAAAGCTCAGAGGGATCTTTTTAAAGAGCAGGGAGGATACCCGTCTTTGACCGGAGACTACACGGTATTCGGCCAGCTGTATGACGGATACGATGTTCTGGACAAGATTGCCCAGACTCAGACTGTGTCAGATGCAAAGGCCGAGAACAAACCTAAAAAAGACATTGTCATTGAAAAAATCACCGTAAAGAATTACTAG
- a CDS encoding Gfo/Idh/MocA family protein: protein MVRLACIGTNFITDWLLEGIREVEGIELSAVYSRTMEKGKEFAAKYGVDKVYDNYEELAKDPEIDAVYVASPTYCHFKHTMMMLNHKKHVLCEKPVASNLTELELMIQAAKENQVVFMEAMKSVHTPGFKAMKEHLSKIGTVRRATIQYCQYSSRYDKFKNGIIENAFKPELSNGAIMDIGVYCVHFLAALFGMPEKILADAIFLENGVDGAGTLIASYGDKQAEVIYSKITNSKLPTQIQGEKGCMIISECPNPREIKILYNDGSEETIECDSRSNPMNYEAQVFVELIETGQTDHPHLEASVMEMKIIDEARRQTGIVFPADKIREQ from the coding sequence ATGGTACGGTTGGCATGTATAGGAACAAATTTTATCACGGACTGGCTCCTGGAAGGCATCCGGGAGGTCGAAGGGATCGAGCTTTCAGCGGTCTATTCAAGGACGATGGAAAAGGGAAAAGAATTTGCGGCCAAATACGGGGTCGATAAAGTTTATGATAATTATGAAGAACTGGCAAAGGACCCTGAGATCGATGCGGTCTATGTGGCAAGCCCTACTTACTGCCATTTCAAACACACGATGATGATGCTCAACCACAAAAAACACGTGTTATGTGAAAAGCCGGTGGCATCCAATTTGACGGAACTTGAATTGATGATCCAGGCGGCAAAGGAAAATCAGGTCGTGTTTATGGAAGCTATGAAGTCCGTACATACACCGGGATTCAAGGCGATGAAGGAACATCTTTCCAAGATTGGCACCGTGCGCCGTGCCACGATCCAGTACTGCCAGTATTCTTCACGATATGACAAGTTTAAAAACGGGATTATTGAAAATGCTTTCAAGCCGGAACTTTCCAACGGAGCCATTATGGACATCGGCGTGTACTGCGTGCATTTTCTCGCGGCATTATTCGGGATGCCGGAAAAAATACTGGCGGATGCCATATTCCTGGAAAATGGTGTGGACGGAGCAGGCACGCTCATCGCATCCTATGGGGATAAACAGGCGGAGGTTATTTATTCAAAGATCACCAATTCCAAGCTTCCGACCCAGATCCAGGGAGAGAAAGGCTGCATGATCATCTCAGAGTGCCCGAATCCAAGAGAGATCAAGATTCTTTATAACGATGGCAGTGAAGAGACCATTGAATGTGACAGCCGTTCCAACCCGATGAATTACGAAGCACAGGTTTTTGTAGAACTGATCGAGACGGGGCAGACAGACCATCCGCATCTGGAAGCTTCAGTAATGGAAATGAAGATCATAGACGAAGCCAGAAGGCAGACCGGAATTGTATTTCCGGCAGATAAAATCAGAGAACAGTAA
- a CDS encoding ABC transporter ATP-binding protein codes for MSNQNRRPVRRMGHGPMQGGEKAKDFKGTIKKLLKYMRRYYGAIAFVILFAIASTVFNIVGPTILGNATTEIFNGLVKKVQGTGGIDFSKIRGILLTLLGLYLTSAAFSFLQGLIMTHVSNNTTYQMRKDISEKIHRMPMKYFESRTFGEVLSRITNDVDTLGQSLNQSMTQIITSVATIIGVFVMMIRISVPMTVAVVVILPVSFLMIGAIMKKSQPYFQAQQALLGEVNGQVEEIYSGHNIVKVFNKEKSVVEEFEKVNGKLYNSAWRSQFFSGAMMPLMQFVGNLGYVVVAILGGFLAIKNTIEVGQIQSFIQYVRNFTQPITQLAQVGNMMQTTAASAERVFEFLEEEEEEEVKENPVDVSSLDGNVTFEHVSFGYNENQRVINDFSVEVKEGQKIAIVGPTGAGKTTMIKLLMRFYDVSGGSIKIDGYDVRDFKRSDIRQMFGMVLQDTWLYNASVRDNIRYGKLDASEEEIQGAARAAFAHHFIETQPKGYDMIINEESNNISQGQKQLLTIARAILADPKILILDEATSSVDTRTEERIQKAMDNLMEGRTSFVIAHRLSTIKDADMILVMNHGDIVEQGNHEELLAKGGFYANLYNSQFETAD; via the coding sequence ATGAGTAATCAGAACAGAAGGCCGGTCAGGAGAATGGGCCACGGCCCGATGCAGGGCGGAGAAAAAGCAAAAGATTTCAAAGGAACCATTAAGAAGCTTTTAAAATACATGAGACGCTACTACGGCGCCATCGCTTTTGTTATTTTGTTTGCCATTGCCAGCACGGTATTTAACATTGTAGGACCGACCATACTTGGAAATGCCACAACTGAAATTTTTAACGGACTGGTGAAAAAAGTCCAGGGAACCGGCGGAATTGATTTTTCCAAGATAAGGGGCATACTGCTGACGCTTCTCGGACTGTATCTGACATCTGCGGCATTTTCATTCCTTCAGGGACTGATCATGACCCATGTGTCCAACAACACCACATATCAGATGAGAAAAGATATTTCTGAAAAGATCCACAGGATGCCGATGAAATATTTTGAGAGCAGAACATTCGGTGAGGTGCTCTCAAGGATCACCAACGATGTGGATACTCTGGGACAGAGTCTGAATCAGAGTATGACACAGATCATTACTTCTGTGGCTACCATTATCGGTGTGTTCGTTATGATGATCAGGATCAGCGTTCCGATGACGGTCGCCGTGGTCGTGATCCTTCCGGTATCCTTCCTGATGATCGGTGCGATCATGAAAAAATCCCAGCCTTATTTCCAGGCGCAGCAGGCACTGCTCGGGGAAGTCAACGGCCAGGTAGAAGAAATTTACAGCGGCCACAACATTGTAAAAGTATTCAATAAAGAAAAGAGTGTTGTGGAAGAGTTTGAAAAAGTAAACGGAAAATTATATAATTCTGCGTGGAGATCTCAGTTTTTCTCCGGGGCAATGATGCCTCTGATGCAGTTTGTGGGAAACTTAGGCTATGTGGTCGTTGCGATTCTGGGAGGATTTCTGGCAATCAAGAATACCATTGAGGTAGGGCAGATCCAGTCCTTTATCCAGTATGTAAGAAACTTTACCCAGCCGATCACCCAGCTGGCCCAGGTCGGCAACATGATGCAGACGACCGCGGCTTCCGCGGAGCGTGTCTTTGAATTCCTCGAAGAAGAGGAGGAAGAAGAAGTGAAGGAGAATCCTGTGGATGTGTCTTCGCTGGACGGAAATGTAACTTTTGAACACGTATCCTTCGGATATAATGAGAATCAGAGAGTCATCAACGATTTCTCCGTGGAAGTCAAAGAAGGACAGAAGATCGCAATCGTCGGCCCGACAGGCGCAGGAAAAACAACGATGATCAAACTTTTGATGAGATTTTATGATGTCAGCGGCGGATCGATCAAGATTGACGGCTATGATGTCAGAGACTTTAAAAGAAGCGATATCCGGCAGATGTTTGGAATGGTTCTTCAGGATACATGGCTTTACAATGCTTCCGTCCGTGACAATATCCGATACGGAAAGCTGGACGCCAGTGAAGAAGAGATCCAGGGAGCGGCAAGAGCTGCCTTTGCCCATCATTTTATCGAGACACAGCCGAAAGGTTATGATATGATAATAAATGAGGAGAGCAATAACATTTCCCAGGGACAGAAACAGCTTCTGACCATTGCGAGAGCGATCCTGGCCGACCCTAAGATCCTGATCTTAGATGAAGCCACCAGCTCCGTCGATACAAGGACGGAAGAGCGGATTCAGAAAGCAATGGATAACCTGATGGAAGGAAGAACCAGTTTTGTCATCGCGCATCGCCTTTCTACGATCAAGGATGCGGATATGATCCTCGTCATGAACCACGGGGACATCGTAGAACAGGGAAATCACGAGGAACTGCTTGCGAAAGGCGGTTTCTATGCGAACCTCTACAACAGTCAGTTTGAAACAGCGGACTAG